The following are encoded together in the Dama dama isolate Ldn47 chromosome 27, ASM3311817v1, whole genome shotgun sequence genome:
- the LOC133047775 gene encoding myosin regulatory light polypeptide 9: MSSKRAKTKTTKKRPQRATSNVFAMFDQSQIQEFKEAFNMIDQNRDGFIDKEDLHDMLASLGKNPTDEYLDAMMNEAPGPINFTMFLTMFGEKLNGTDPEDVIRNAFACFDEEATGTIQEDYLRELLTTMGDRFTDEEVDELYREAPIDKKGNFNYIEFTRILKHGAKDKDD, from the exons ATGTCAAGCAAAAGAGCAAAGACCAAGACCACCAAGAAGCGCCCCCAGCGCGCGACCTCCAACGTGTTCGCCATGTTTGACCAGTCCCAGATTCAGGAGTTCAAGGAGGCCTTCAACATGATCGACCAGAACAGGGACGGGTTCATCGACAAGGAAGATTTGCATGACATGCTTGCTTCCCTGG GAAAAAATCCAACTGATGAGTATCTGGATGCTATGATGAATGAGGCTCCAGGTCCCATAAATTTTACCATGTTTCTCACGATGTTTGGTGAAAAGTTAAATGGAACAGATCCAGAAGATGTCATCAGAAATGCTTTTGCTTGCTTTGATGAAGAAGCAACTG GCACCATTCAGGAGGATTACCTGAGAGAACTGCTGACCACAATGGGAGACcggtttacagatgaggaagtggacGAGCTGTACAGAGAAGCACCTATTGACAAAAAGGGGAATTTCAATTACATCGAGTTCACGCGCATCCTTAAGCATGGAGCGAAAGACAAAGACGACTAA